In the genome of Halosolutus amylolyticus, the window CGACCTCCGCGAGAAGGAGTTCGCGGTTCGCGGCCTCGTCGCGAACAAACTCACTCCCTCGCCCGATCCCGACGAGAACGGCCGCGGCGCACGCTACCTCCGCGAGCGCGTCGAGACGGAGCGGGCGCACCTCGAGACGATCCGCGAGGCGTTCGACCCGCCGCTGGTCGCCGAGATCGGGTGGCGGGTCACCGAGGTCAAGGGCGACCTCCTCGACGACGTGGCGAGCGAACTCGACATCGAGACGACCATCGAAGCACCGACACACGTCTGACGATCGGCTGGAACAGTTTACCGGGTTGCAACAACCTCGAAAGCCCCGTTCGAGGTGTTCTCAGTTCTCGTAGTCAGCAAACGGTTTGCGTTCACACAGGACGTGAGGTATGCACACAGAACTCACTGTACTTCCGAAGAGAAACCAGTTTAGGCGGTGCCCGCCCAGACCGACCAATGAGTTACCGCATCGGACTCGTCGGCAAACCCTCCGTCGGCAAGTCCTCCTTCTTCAACGCCGCAACGATGAACGACGTGCCCGAGGGGGCCTACCCGTTCACGACGATCGATCCCAGCGTCGGCGAAGCCTACGTCCGCGTCGAGTGCGCCGCGCCGGAGTTCGACGAGGAGTGTACCCCGAACGTGGGCTACTGCGACGACGGGATGCGGTTCGTCCCGACGAAACTCGTCGACGTTGCGGGACTCATCCCCGGCGCACACGAGGGTGCCGGCCTCGGCAACCAGTTCCTCACGGACCTGAACGAGACGGACGTGCTCGTCCACGTCGTCGACTTCTCCGGCGAGACGGACGCGGAGGGCGAACCGACCGAGGGCCACGATCCGCGAGAGGACATCGCCTTCCTCGAGGAGGAACTCGACCAGTGGTACCTCGGGATCTTGGAGAAGGGGATCGAACGCTACGAATCGGGCTACACCACCGAGGACGACGCGATCGAGGCGGAACTCGCCGAGCAGATGAGCGCGTTCAAGACGAACGAGGACGAGATCAAGCGCCTCATCCGGCGGGTCGACGTCGGCTTCGAACCCGCGGCATGGGAGGACGAGGACCAACTCGCCCTCGCCCGCGAGATCCGCAAAGAGACCAAGCCGATGGTCATCGCGGCGAACAAGATGGACAAACCCCAGTCCCGAGAGAACTACGAGGAGATCACGGCCGATCCGGAGTACGACCACCTGACGATCGTTCCCTGTAGCGCCCACGCCGAGAAGGCGCTCAAGTCCGCAGACAAGGCTGGCGTCGTCGACTACCGACCCGGAGACGACGACTTCGATATTACGGGCGATATCTCCGCGGAGCAAGAGCAGGGCCTCGAACAGATCCGCGACTTCCTCGCCGAGTACGGCGCGACCGGCGTCCAGGCGGCCCTCGAGACCGCCCTGTTCGACGTGCTGGGCGTGACGCCGGTCTTCCCCGGCGGCGCGAACGGCCTCGGGAACGAACGCGGCGAAGTGCTTCCCGACTGTTACCTGATCCCGCCGAACTCGACCGCCGAGGACTTCGCCTACAGCCTCCACTCGGACATCGGCGACGGCTTCCTCCACGCGATCGACTGCCGATCGAACCGCCAGCTCGGCAAGGACTACGCGGTCGAGGACCGCGACGTGATCGAAGTCATCACGACCAACTGACGGATCGGTCGCCCCGGAACACCGTACCCTCTTCTCTATCGCCTCGCCCCCGTACGCTCGGGACCGTCGAGTCGGCGACGAATACTCCGGGGGACGGGGAGTCCAACCCGTGCGTGCCGATCGTTGGCCGGTCTCGGGGGCACTGTCAGGACCGGCGATCGGTCACTGGCGTCGCATCGGCTCGCCGGGACT includes:
- a CDS encoding redox-regulated ATPase YchF, giving the protein MSYRIGLVGKPSVGKSSFFNAATMNDVPEGAYPFTTIDPSVGEAYVRVECAAPEFDEECTPNVGYCDDGMRFVPTKLVDVAGLIPGAHEGAGLGNQFLTDLNETDVLVHVVDFSGETDAEGEPTEGHDPREDIAFLEEELDQWYLGILEKGIERYESGYTTEDDAIEAELAEQMSAFKTNEDEIKRLIRRVDVGFEPAAWEDEDQLALAREIRKETKPMVIAANKMDKPQSRENYEEITADPEYDHLTIVPCSAHAEKALKSADKAGVVDYRPGDDDFDITGDISAEQEQGLEQIRDFLAEYGATGVQAALETALFDVLGVTPVFPGGANGLGNERGEVLPDCYLIPPNSTAEDFAYSLHSDIGDGFLHAIDCRSNRQLGKDYAVEDRDVIEVITTN